The following proteins come from a genomic window of Alicyclobacillus dauci:
- the tkt gene encoding transketolase gives MPFTAQDELAVNAIRVLSIDAIEKSNSGHPGLPLGAAPMAYVLWSRFLKHNPKNPKWFDRDRFVLSAGHGSMLLYSLLHLSGYDLPMEELKNFRQWGSKTPGHPEFGHTVGVEATTGPLGQGISMAVGMAIAEQFMASTFNKQDHKLVDHNTYVIVGDGDLMEGVSQEAASLAGHLGLNKLIVLYDSNNITLDGPAELSFSENVADRFRAYGWNVLRVDDGNDLDAIEQAITQANTEQARPTLIEVKTVIGYGSPKQGTSKVHGSPLGAEGAEAAKQAYGWNEEPFSVPDEVYAAFAKHNAESAEREAEWNAVLSSYRTNYKAESKQFDDALSGVVNVDFDNVLPAFEGGVATRDAFGKIINAIAPHVPTLLGGSADLSSSNKTLLDGAGSFQKGSYEGRNVFYGVREHAMGAAMNGISLHGGVIPFGGTFLVFVDYLRPAVRLSALMKQPVMYVMTHDSIAVGEDGPTHEPVEQLASLRVIPGVRVFRPADATETGLSVRYALEHRDAPTVLALSRQKLPTLDEVKANRQNFNRGAYVIYQHGSGTDLILMASGSEVQLALQAGKKLASEGVQVRVVSAPSLDVFEEQPNSYREEVLPANVRKRLAVEMAQSTSWYKYVGLDGEVIGIDTFGASAPGEIVMREYGFTEDRVIDAAKSLLNR, from the coding sequence ATGCCTTTTACGGCTCAAGACGAACTAGCAGTTAACGCAATTCGAGTCCTGTCTATTGACGCTATTGAAAAATCAAATTCTGGTCACCCAGGATTGCCACTTGGAGCAGCGCCAATGGCGTATGTTCTTTGGTCGCGTTTTTTGAAACACAATCCGAAAAACCCAAAGTGGTTTGATCGGGATCGCTTTGTTTTATCAGCTGGTCATGGGTCCATGCTTTTATATAGCCTATTGCATTTGAGTGGATATGATCTTCCAATGGAGGAGTTGAAAAACTTCCGCCAGTGGGGTTCGAAGACACCAGGCCACCCGGAGTTTGGTCATACGGTCGGTGTTGAAGCAACCACTGGACCGCTTGGTCAAGGTATCTCTATGGCTGTTGGTATGGCAATCGCTGAACAGTTCATGGCTTCAACGTTCAACAAGCAAGATCACAAACTTGTCGATCACAACACGTACGTCATCGTAGGCGATGGTGATCTCATGGAGGGTGTGTCTCAAGAGGCTGCGTCTCTCGCAGGGCACCTGGGTCTTAACAAACTCATTGTTCTATATGACTCCAACAACATTACGCTCGATGGACCGGCTGAACTTTCATTTTCAGAAAATGTAGCTGATCGTTTCCGCGCATATGGCTGGAATGTTCTCCGTGTTGACGATGGCAACGATTTGGATGCCATTGAACAGGCCATCACTCAAGCAAACACGGAACAGGCGCGTCCGACGTTGATCGAAGTGAAGACTGTCATTGGATATGGCTCACCAAAACAAGGCACGAGCAAAGTTCATGGCAGCCCACTCGGAGCTGAAGGCGCTGAAGCGGCGAAACAAGCCTATGGATGGAATGAAGAGCCGTTCTCCGTTCCTGACGAGGTTTACGCGGCGTTTGCAAAGCACAATGCGGAGAGTGCTGAAAGAGAAGCCGAATGGAATGCAGTGCTATCTTCCTACCGTACCAACTACAAAGCTGAGTCCAAGCAGTTTGATGACGCCTTGTCTGGTGTTGTCAATGTTGACTTTGACAACGTGCTTCCAGCCTTTGAGGGCGGTGTAGCGACGCGCGATGCATTTGGCAAAATCATCAACGCGATAGCCCCACATGTTCCAACGCTCCTTGGTGGTTCAGCTGACCTGTCCAGTTCCAATAAAACACTCCTTGACGGTGCTGGCTCATTCCAGAAGGGATCTTACGAAGGGCGGAACGTATTCTACGGTGTACGTGAGCATGCTATGGGCGCTGCAATGAATGGGATCTCACTGCATGGCGGAGTAATTCCTTTTGGTGGAACGTTCCTCGTGTTTGTGGACTATTTACGCCCGGCTGTTCGGCTCTCGGCACTCATGAAGCAACCAGTCATGTACGTCATGACACACGACAGCATCGCGGTTGGCGAAGACGGTCCGACACACGAGCCGGTGGAACAGTTGGCGTCCCTTCGCGTCATCCCCGGGGTACGGGTATTTCGTCCCGCAGATGCAACGGAAACAGGACTGTCTGTGCGCTACGCGCTGGAGCACCGTGATGCACCGACGGTATTGGCCTTGTCGCGTCAAAAGCTGCCAACACTCGATGAAGTGAAAGCGAACCGCCAGAACTTCAATCGCGGTGCATATGTGATTTACCAGCATGGCTCGGGTACTGACCTGATCCTGATGGCAAGTGGATCGGAAGTTCAGCTAGCACTGCAAGCTGGGAAAAAGCTTGCTAGCGAAGGAGTTCAAGTTCGCGTCGTCAGTGCGCCATCGCTAGACGTTTTCGAAGAGCAGCCGAATTCGTATCGAGAGGAAGTACTGCCGGCAAATGTCCGCAAGCGGTTGGCGGTTGAAATGGCCCAATCGACCTCTTGGTACAAGTACGTTGGCCTGGATGGAGAAGTCATTGGTATCGATACGTTCGGTGCATCGGCTCCTGGCGAGATCGTCATGAGGGAGTACGGATTTACGGAGGACCGGGTCATTGACGCGGCAAAATCGTTATTGAACCGATAA
- a CDS encoding TetR/AcrR family transcriptional regulator gives MPTKWHEEQRHKNREDILSAAEEVFLENDFSGVGMKDIVARAGVSRVTVYKHFNSIDELAFEVQMQLMCSLNKFILSRSPTTGSAIERLYQQLLGWVDYAREHPNHFRYMGFFDHYYRDRYPSEELRIRYHRFVTELPTPLKVLREGVQDGTVRTDLDLERVSATIVHSMTSLLQRITSRGEIIKEQHDVDPLELSIVQVSMIIQSIMRTPTQK, from the coding sequence ATGCCTACCAAATGGCATGAGGAGCAACGGCACAAGAACAGGGAAGATATTCTGAGTGCGGCCGAAGAGGTCTTCTTGGAAAACGACTTCTCTGGTGTCGGCATGAAGGACATCGTGGCACGCGCGGGTGTAAGTCGGGTTACCGTTTATAAACACTTCAATTCAATCGACGAGTTGGCATTCGAAGTGCAAATGCAACTGATGTGCTCGCTGAACAAGTTTATCTTGTCGAGGTCACCCACGACGGGATCGGCAATTGAAAGGCTTTACCAGCAGTTGTTAGGATGGGTAGACTACGCCAGGGAGCACCCGAATCACTTTCGGTACATGGGTTTTTTCGATCACTACTATCGGGATCGGTATCCCAGTGAAGAGCTACGGATTCGATATCATCGTTTCGTAACCGAGTTGCCAACTCCTCTTAAGGTGTTGCGAGAAGGCGTACAAGACGGTACAGTCCGCACGGACTTGGATTTGGAAAGAGTTTCGGCGACCATCGTCCATTCAATGACGAGCTTGCTTCAGAGAATTACCTCTAGAGGGGAGATTATCAAGGAACAACACGATGTGGACCCACTCGAGCTGTCCATTGTCCAGGTGAGCATGATCATACAGAGTATAATGAGAACCCCCACTCAGAAATGA
- a CDS encoding Spo0E family sporulation regulatory protein-aspartic acid phosphatase, whose product MNRGSLTHPDVVQLSQRLDVLILEIQRTRFESDMPRVLAS is encoded by the coding sequence TTGAACAGAGGAAGCCTGACACATCCAGACGTTGTGCAGTTGAGCCAAAGATTAGACGTCCTCATTTTAGAAATTCAACGTACGCGTTTTGAATCCGACATGCCACGGGTTTTGGCTTCATGA
- a CDS encoding Ger(x)C family spore germination protein, with protein sequence MRYVQLVLCCLLLLFLPGCWDYTKINERAQILGIGVDPSGSSTNRLRYTFQVPNLEQGSQSKEGQATGGGGGWRWQ encoded by the coding sequence ATGAGGTACGTTCAGCTTGTCCTCTGTTGTTTGCTTCTCCTCTTTCTTCCGGGCTGTTGGGACTATACAAAGATTAACGAACGGGCACAGATCCTAGGTATTGGTGTCGATCCCTCCGGGAGCAGCACAAACCGTCTTCGATACACATTCCAGGTACCCAACCTTGAGCAAGGCAGTCAAAGTAAAGAAGGACAAGCGACCGGGGGTGGGGGGGGGTGGAGGTGGCAGTGA
- a CDS encoding Ger(x)C family spore germination C-terminal domain-containing protein yields the protein MSKAVKVKKDKRPGVGGGGGGSEGGFRNFTVEATGLHTAVAEAQTEFNKSFYLGNLETVVLSTKLEKKNVQTIIEQLMRDETADKLAVLTCTDQSAEEILSISSATPPASVIETTVSSTMHQQGLVPRMHLWEFWRNAEMIGTYPYAPLVTKDGENIKLTGTEVFANYAPTTKLGSLENLFYNFMAHKVRHISMTVPNGDQTFEVRFAKSTNHLSVRMNDGVATLHDDVQVRAELSSDEDRGESPVSDQELARYERVMADYIKSQSTALLRQLKDKGTDICGFGRVYVLSNPSTAEAMRNQWKTLFEHGEPDIQVTVHMTRQGSLI from the coding sequence TTGAGCAAGGCAGTCAAAGTAAAGAAGGACAAGCGACCGGGGGTGGGGGGGGGTGGAGGTGGCAGTGAGGGAGGATTCAGGAATTTTACGGTTGAGGCCACGGGCCTACACACAGCAGTGGCGGAAGCTCAAACCGAATTTAACAAATCGTTTTATCTAGGGAACCTTGAGACCGTTGTTCTGAGTACCAAACTGGAAAAGAAGAATGTCCAAACGATTATTGAGCAGCTCATGCGCGATGAGACGGCAGACAAGCTGGCTGTCTTAACGTGTACAGATCAATCGGCAGAAGAAATATTGAGTATTTCAAGCGCCACGCCACCGGCGAGCGTTATTGAAACGACCGTAAGTTCCACAATGCATCAGCAGGGATTGGTCCCCCGCATGCACCTGTGGGAGTTTTGGAGAAATGCAGAAATGATTGGAACGTATCCATACGCCCCACTCGTCACGAAGGACGGTGAAAATATTAAATTGACTGGCACAGAAGTGTTTGCGAATTACGCGCCGACTACGAAACTTGGGTCACTCGAGAACCTGTTTTACAATTTCATGGCACATAAGGTGCGTCATATTTCAATGACAGTTCCCAACGGTGACCAGACATTTGAAGTTCGCTTTGCCAAGAGCACAAATCACTTATCAGTACGTATGAACGACGGGGTGGCTACGCTTCATGACGATGTTCAGGTGCGTGCTGAACTGTCGTCTGACGAGGATCGCGGAGAATCGCCGGTGTCGGACCAGGAGCTTGCACGATATGAGCGTGTGATGGCCGATTATATAAAGAGCCAGTCGACAGCCCTGTTGCGGCAACTCAAAGACAAAGGAACGGATATCTGTGGGTTTGGACGGGTATATGTTCTCTCAAACCCAAGCACCGCTGAGGCCATGCGCAATCAGTGGAAGACCCTCTTTGAACACGGCGAGCCAGACATTCAAGTAACGGTTCACATGACACGCCAAGGAAGCCTCATCTGA
- a CDS encoding GerAB/ArcD/ProY family transporter yields the protein MTLRTTISVFQTIALCSSSYFPVVFWFFPSIAVEHAKFDAQWSVLLVAIVGVGIAWLYGALNERFPNITGADVHVMVSGRWLGKVILVAYIPVYLLFLALSLYFTVNLMKYFFPDTPQAVFAIFICVVGWRGAWLGIEALGRVASIVHPLTFAGLIASFVMVYFRAERHLIPHQLVNTMNVVQATYHLLPLYLGMNLFVMLSPYYNHAKRKSIWYPIISAIIGGVVLCIVFLSTVINLGWEPITKVMYPLQMTIQLIRLQGFLIERLGIVILILSVAFGTLFVSNHIWALSTVVARILDRTDDAYKPFTPLVVVLMFLGYTFIRNPVQARELVEDYLTPVSVILLIVVPGLELLIAKIRGMRTDRASQSTRQKNQT from the coding sequence ATGACTTTGCGAACAACGATATCTGTCTTTCAAACAATTGCTTTGTGTTCTTCAAGTTACTTTCCTGTTGTTTTCTGGTTTTTTCCGTCGATTGCAGTTGAACACGCCAAGTTTGACGCGCAGTGGTCAGTACTATTGGTTGCCATTGTCGGTGTGGGGATAGCCTGGCTATACGGAGCATTGAACGAAAGATTCCCGAACATAACGGGGGCTGATGTCCACGTTATGGTGTCCGGTCGGTGGCTTGGGAAGGTCATACTGGTCGCATACATTCCCGTTTACTTGTTGTTCCTCGCGCTCAGTTTGTATTTTACTGTGAATCTTATGAAGTATTTTTTCCCTGATACGCCTCAAGCGGTTTTTGCTATTTTTATTTGTGTTGTCGGTTGGCGTGGTGCATGGTTAGGAATCGAGGCACTTGGGAGGGTTGCAAGCATTGTTCACCCGCTGACGTTTGCCGGGCTTATCGCTTCTTTCGTGATGGTCTATTTCCGGGCAGAAAGGCACTTGATTCCGCATCAACTGGTTAACACAATGAATGTAGTCCAGGCAACGTACCATTTGCTCCCATTATATTTAGGAATGAACTTGTTTGTCATGTTGAGTCCCTACTATAACCACGCCAAACGAAAGTCCATTTGGTATCCCATCATTAGTGCAATTATCGGCGGAGTTGTCCTTTGTATCGTCTTTCTTTCAACTGTGATAAATCTTGGCTGGGAACCGATAACGAAAGTGATGTATCCCCTTCAGATGACGATTCAGTTGATTCGTCTGCAGGGATTTCTCATTGAGCGTCTTGGTATCGTCATTCTCATTTTATCGGTGGCGTTCGGAACGCTGTTCGTCTCGAACCACATCTGGGCTTTGTCCACAGTGGTTGCGCGAATTTTAGACCGCACAGACGATGCCTATAAGCCATTTACCCCCTTAGTGGTCGTCCTGATGTTTCTCGGTTACACGTTCATTCGCAATCCCGTTCAAGCACGCGAACTGGTCGAAGATTACCTTACCCCCGTGTCGGTCATCTTGTTGATCGTCGTACCTGGGCTGGAACTGTTAATTGCAAAGATCCGTGGAATGCGCACGGACAGGGCAAGTCAATCGACCCGGCAAAAGAACCAGACGTAG
- a CDS encoding MBL fold metallo-hydrolase has translation MNMLNVTSRETVVTQIEVPTPYAIGTVNMYLLQREGFVVLVDAGVDTDEAWDIFTRTLRENGLQVNSLDAIVLTHHHDDHVGIVNRILQRKAIPVFVHPRSVVRLTRDAQYLECRLQFFDSLYERMGFGDLGRQRIDILRRNLHNEDQLRLPREALTPVGDDSTVPVLPGVDFYYTPGHAVDHFVLYDEHANWLFSGDLLLPHVSSNAIVEPDERTWRRLHTVSQMRESLRLCLDLPAQTVFPGHGEPFSQLQSLAEYRLNRIDGKAERIIHILENGPHTAAEVCQKMYPTKLHTEFYLVASEVVGLLDYLADVGKVSVSHQGAYDVWETKVAD, from the coding sequence ATGAACATGCTGAACGTCACATCACGAGAGACCGTCGTCACACAAATTGAGGTCCCAACGCCTTATGCTATCGGGACGGTGAATATGTACTTACTACAAAGAGAAGGATTTGTTGTACTCGTAGACGCGGGCGTCGACACGGATGAAGCCTGGGATATTTTCACTCGGACGCTTCGGGAAAATGGACTCCAGGTGAACTCGCTGGACGCCATTGTACTGACGCACCACCACGACGATCACGTCGGCATTGTCAACCGCATACTACAAAGGAAGGCTATCCCCGTGTTTGTCCACCCGAGATCTGTTGTTCGCCTGACACGTGACGCACAGTATCTCGAATGTCGACTCCAGTTTTTCGACAGTTTGTATGAACGAATGGGATTCGGGGACCTTGGTCGACAAAGGATCGATATACTCCGCCGAAACCTACATAACGAAGATCAACTGCGGCTCCCCAGAGAAGCCCTAACTCCTGTTGGCGACGATTCGACTGTGCCCGTATTGCCGGGCGTAGACTTCTACTACACCCCTGGACATGCCGTTGATCATTTCGTCCTTTACGATGAACATGCGAATTGGTTGTTTAGCGGGGATTTGCTTCTTCCACACGTTTCCTCAAACGCCATTGTGGAGCCAGATGAAAGGACTTGGAGACGCCTGCACACGGTATCGCAGATGCGCGAATCACTTCGTCTGTGTCTGGATCTACCAGCTCAGACGGTGTTTCCCGGTCATGGTGAGCCGTTTAGCCAGCTTCAGTCACTTGCGGAATATCGTTTGAACCGGATTGACGGGAAAGCGGAACGCATCATTCACATTCTCGAAAACGGGCCACACACTGCGGCTGAAGTCTGCCAAAAAATGTACCCGACGAAATTGCACACCGAGTTTTACCTCGTCGCATCGGAAGTCGTGGGACTTCTCGATTATTTGGCCGACGTGGGGAAGGTATCTGTTTCCCATCAAGGGGCTTATGATGTGTGGGAAACAAAAGTCGCGGATTAA
- the cls gene encoding cardiolipin synthase produces the protein MVLLYLICVFIFVIDLATAATIIFVERQNAAVTWAWLMVLLFIPIGGFVLYLIFGQHVSRIRVYKMRKRNRRLLDALLDHQREALTQGQMTYNDPNARNYEDLVYMNLVGSYAFYTQDNKVEIFTDGRNKFAALLKAIAEAKDHVHIEYYILRDDKLGQRLIEVLAEKAKEGVEVRLLYDAVGSTWTSKRLFDPLIQAGGSVAAFFPSKIPFLNFRMNHRNHRKLAIIDGRTGFIGGFNIGDEYLGLDERFGDWRDTHLRVVGSSVLEMQGIFLLDWNSASHKELPMIPRYFPTEEYDGDVGIQVVSSGPNSPWEQIRNAYIKMIYAAKSTVYIQTPYFIPDESLLTALKSAALSGIDVRLMLPLKPDHRLVYWASKYYLGELLSIGVKCYLYGKGFMHAKTMVIDGKLASVGTANIDIRSFKLNFEVNAMIFDSKTASELHMIFDHDLQYCEEWTLDSYRRRPHLSKIAESFARLLSPIL, from the coding sequence ATGGTGTTACTGTACTTGATTTGTGTCTTTATCTTCGTCATTGATTTAGCAACTGCCGCGACCATCATCTTTGTTGAACGGCAAAACGCCGCTGTTACGTGGGCATGGCTAATGGTCTTGCTCTTTATTCCTATTGGTGGATTCGTTCTCTACCTTATTTTTGGTCAGCACGTGAGTCGTATTCGAGTATATAAAATGAGGAAACGAAATCGGAGACTTCTTGATGCACTGCTCGACCACCAGCGTGAGGCTTTGACACAAGGGCAAATGACTTATAATGATCCAAATGCGCGCAACTATGAGGACCTTGTCTATATGAACTTGGTCGGTAGTTATGCGTTTTATACGCAAGACAACAAAGTGGAAATCTTTACGGATGGGCGCAACAAGTTCGCAGCTCTCCTGAAAGCCATTGCTGAAGCCAAAGATCACGTACATATCGAGTATTACATTTTACGGGATGATAAACTGGGCCAACGCTTGATTGAGGTACTCGCTGAGAAAGCAAAAGAGGGGGTAGAAGTACGCCTGTTATATGACGCTGTGGGGAGCACCTGGACATCAAAGCGGTTGTTTGACCCACTCATTCAAGCGGGGGGCTCTGTTGCTGCGTTCTTTCCGTCGAAAATTCCGTTTCTCAATTTTCGTATGAACCACCGGAACCATCGTAAACTTGCTATTATCGATGGGCGAACCGGCTTTATCGGCGGATTTAACATTGGTGACGAGTACCTGGGGTTGGACGAACGGTTTGGTGACTGGCGAGACACACACCTGCGAGTAGTGGGAAGTAGTGTACTGGAAATGCAGGGGATCTTCTTACTCGACTGGAACTCCGCATCACATAAAGAATTGCCCATGATACCTCGCTATTTTCCAACCGAGGAATATGACGGTGACGTGGGCATTCAGGTTGTGTCGAGTGGTCCCAACAGTCCGTGGGAGCAGATTCGCAATGCGTATATTAAAATGATCTATGCTGCCAAGTCGACTGTCTATATTCAAACACCCTACTTCATTCCAGACGAGAGTTTGCTCACGGCGCTAAAGAGCGCGGCGTTGTCCGGTATCGATGTGCGACTCATGCTCCCGCTGAAACCGGACCATCGCCTCGTGTATTGGGCATCAAAGTATTATCTTGGTGAACTCTTATCTATCGGCGTAAAATGTTACTTGTACGGAAAAGGGTTTATGCACGCGAAGACAATGGTGATCGATGGTAAACTAGCCTCTGTTGGAACGGCTAACATTGACATTCGGAGTTTTAAATTGAACTTCGAAGTGAACGCGATGATCTTCGACTCGAAGACAGCGTCGGAACTGCACATGATTTTTGACCACGATTTACAGTATTGTGAAGAATGGACATTGGACAGTTATCGCCGCAGACCGCATTTGAGCAAGATAGCAGAGTCGTTCGCACGCTTGCTGTCACCCATTCTATGA
- the rpiA gene encoding ribose-5-phosphate isomerase RpiA codes for MNQKQIAGERAVEFIEDGMVVGLGTGSTVYFSLLALGERVKAGLQIQGIPTSEATTKLAKQLQIPLTDFAAQPVLDITIDGADAVLPDLSLIKGGGGALLREKLVASASKKMIVVADESKQVATFDHAVIPIEVVPFAWETTAERIRQLGGRTHLRCQGEQVFVTDNHNFILDTTFAEVGDVAALQQSLKLLTGVVETGLFPNLADMVIIGTTDGVHILS; via the coding sequence TTGAATCAAAAACAAATTGCTGGAGAACGAGCCGTCGAGTTTATTGAAGACGGCATGGTTGTAGGGTTAGGAACGGGGTCGACAGTTTACTTCAGCTTGCTGGCCTTGGGTGAACGTGTAAAAGCTGGTTTGCAGATTCAAGGGATTCCGACTTCAGAGGCGACAACTAAACTGGCCAAACAGTTGCAGATTCCCTTGACCGACTTTGCTGCACAACCGGTGCTAGATATTACAATTGACGGTGCAGATGCAGTACTGCCGGACCTCAGTCTCATCAAAGGCGGGGGTGGGGCTTTGTTGCGCGAAAAGCTCGTAGCGTCTGCATCTAAAAAGATGATTGTCGTTGCCGACGAGTCAAAGCAGGTGGCGACGTTCGATCACGCCGTCATCCCAATTGAAGTTGTGCCATTTGCTTGGGAGACAACGGCCGAGCGGATCAGGCAACTTGGTGGACGTACTCATCTCCGCTGCCAAGGTGAGCAGGTATTTGTGACGGATAATCATAACTTCATTCTCGATACGACTTTTGCTGAAGTGGGAGACGTTGCTGCTCTGCAACAATCCTTAAAGTTACTAACGGGCGTTGTTGAAACAGGACTATTTCCAAACTTAGCCGATATGGTCATTATCGGGACGACAGACGGTGTACATATTCTATCTTAG
- a CDS encoding adenylyl-sulfate kinase, producing the protein MIGAGKSALARALKRTMQCEGVHTYWLDGDDLRKGYKCISPFRADRHE; encoded by the coding sequence CTGATAGGTGCGGGAAAATCCGCCTTGGCGCGCGCACTCAAGCGTACTATGCAATGTGAAGGAGTTCACACGTACTGGTTGGATGGTGACGACTTACGAAAGGGCTATAAATGTATATCTCCATTTCGAGCGGATCGGCACGAGTAA
- the rfbB gene encoding dTDP-glucose 4,6-dehydratase, producing the protein MRRILVTGGAGFIGSNFCRYLMRTYTDIEVVNLDALTYAGNPSNLDGMTGPYQFIHGNICDAGTVRRALMGVHAVVHFAAESHVDRSIQSTAEFVHTNVEGTRVLLESACAVGIDKFVHVSTDEVYGSLGEQGVFRETSPIEPNSPYSASKAASDLLARAYFKTYGLPVCITRSSNNYGPYQHPEKLIPKLITYAIEGRKLPIYGDGTNVRDWMHVLDHCRAIDCVLQRGTPGEIYNVGASNEQSNVDIAKQILACLGLDESLIEYVPDRPGHDWRYAIDASKIMQELGWRPRVDFHRGLAETVEWYVQHGLVG; encoded by the coding sequence ATGAGGCGAATTCTCGTTACGGGTGGTGCCGGGTTTATCGGCAGCAATTTCTGTCGGTACCTGATGCGAACCTACACGGATATCGAAGTTGTCAACCTGGATGCCCTGACGTATGCAGGTAACCCATCCAATCTTGATGGAATGACTGGTCCATACCAGTTCATCCACGGAAACATCTGCGACGCCGGCACGGTCCGGCGGGCGCTTATGGGTGTACACGCTGTCGTTCACTTTGCCGCAGAGTCACACGTGGATCGTTCCATTCAATCCACCGCAGAGTTTGTTCATACGAACGTGGAGGGGACCCGCGTTCTCTTGGAATCCGCTTGCGCTGTGGGGATCGACAAGTTTGTTCATGTGTCCACCGACGAGGTGTACGGTAGCCTTGGAGAACAGGGCGTCTTTCGCGAAACTAGTCCAATTGAACCAAACAGTCCGTATTCGGCATCGAAGGCAGCGTCCGATTTGTTGGCGCGAGCCTACTTTAAAACGTACGGGCTGCCAGTTTGCATTACGCGTAGCTCGAACAATTATGGACCGTACCAGCATCCTGAAAAACTCATTCCCAAGTTGATAACGTACGCCATCGAAGGCCGTAAACTCCCCATTTACGGCGACGGGACGAACGTACGAGACTGGATGCACGTACTTGACCATTGTCGTGCCATCGATTGTGTTCTGCAGCGTGGAACGCCGGGCGAAATCTATAACGTGGGAGCGAGCAACGAACAGAGCAATGTTGATATCGCGAAGCAAATTCTTGCTTGTCTCGGGCTGGATGAATCTCTCATTGAGTACGTGCCGGATCGGCCTGGACACGACTGGCGCTACGCCATTGATGCGTCCAAGATAATGCAAGAGCTTGGTTGGCGACCTCGTGTGGACTTTCACCGAGGATTGGCGGAAACCGTGGAGTGGTATGTTCAACACGGCTTGGTGGGATGA
- a CDS encoding Gfo/Idh/MocA family protein: MKIAMIGLGDIAKKAYLPVLCTRPDIEIHLCTRNREVLRQVGDMYRVPCERRHDNVLELLDQGLDAAFVHTATDAHVYMVEQLLERNVDVYLDKPIDNYYENSEKLVDLAYRRRCVFMVGFNRRYAPLVRDLTTRAKPEIIVMQKHRSQSPGPVRQVIMDDFIHVVDTLRFLIPGEIDAFQVRHRVDAGQLLHVVVQLSSQSCTAIGMMNRVNGMSEEILEVMGSGSKWKITDLRETIHYISGEEHRTKVGEWTSVGTVRGFQGIVEAFLEAIRHARETGRIERATDALLTHELCERMIRQIEL; encoded by the coding sequence ATGAAAATAGCCATGATTGGCCTGGGCGATATCGCAAAAAAAGCTTACCTTCCTGTTTTATGCACGCGCCCGGACATTGAGATCCATCTTTGTACGCGAAACAGGGAAGTTCTCCGTCAAGTCGGAGATATGTATCGAGTTCCCTGTGAACGGCGTCACGACAATGTGCTTGAACTCTTGGATCAAGGTCTGGACGCTGCGTTTGTTCACACGGCCACGGATGCGCATGTTTACATGGTTGAGCAACTGCTTGAGCGGAACGTGGATGTTTATCTGGATAAACCCATTGACAACTATTATGAGAACAGTGAAAAGCTTGTTGACTTGGCGTATCGTCGACGTTGTGTATTCATGGTTGGCTTCAACCGCCGTTATGCGCCGCTTGTTCGCGACCTGACTACTCGCGCAAAACCTGAAATCATCGTGATGCAGAAGCATCGCTCACAATCACCGGGGCCTGTTCGTCAGGTCATTATGGACGATTTTATTCATGTTGTTGACACACTTCGCTTTCTGATACCAGGAGAAATTGATGCGTTTCAAGTACGTCATCGCGTGGATGCAGGTCAACTTTTACATGTTGTAGTCCAGTTGTCGTCACAATCTTGTACGGCTATCGGCATGATGAATCGGGTGAATGGAATGTCTGAAGAAATCCTCGAGGTGATGGGGTCAGGATCAAAATGGAAAATAACCGATCTTCGCGAGACGATACACTACATAAGTGGGGAAGAACACCGTACGAAGGTGGGCGAATGGACGAGCGTTGGTACCGTTCGGGGATTTCAAGGTATCGTTGAAGCGTTCTTGGAAGCAATTCGTCATGCGAGGGAAACAGGTCGCATCGAGCGCGCAACCGATGCCCTGTTAACCCATGAACTCTGTGAGCGGATGATCAGGCAAATTGAACTTTAG